In a single window of the Arthrobacter sp. StoSoilA2 genome:
- a CDS encoding glycosyltransferase, protein MTPEHHPGSTAPTRPLSIALPMLNEEKLVRQTLDSLAAQEHPDFTVVVVDNGSTDTSCSIVAEFAAAHPAMDIRLVHEAEKGTGAAADTGMRFGVEHGARWLARTDADCLAAPDWTARIVRAFDDGLELIAGQLVPREDEGISAGERRMMLLAVEIASFFGRIRPGNKGDGYLGPYQMLPGCNMAITADMYHRSGGFPRTRIEDLHEDRALSNRVRKLTRNYGLRRDVVVYGSSRRVKAWGLKNTLAWYADHRYRPEHVDIR, encoded by the coding sequence GTGACGCCGGAACACCATCCCGGAAGCACGGCCCCTACCCGGCCGCTGTCCATCGCCCTGCCCATGCTGAACGAAGAGAAGCTTGTCCGGCAGACGTTGGACTCTCTTGCAGCCCAGGAGCACCCGGACTTCACGGTGGTGGTTGTAGACAACGGATCGACGGACACCAGCTGTTCGATCGTGGCAGAGTTCGCCGCAGCCCATCCCGCTATGGACATCAGGCTTGTCCATGAAGCCGAGAAGGGGACGGGCGCGGCCGCGGATACCGGCATGCGCTTCGGTGTGGAGCACGGCGCGAGGTGGCTGGCCCGAACGGATGCCGATTGCCTCGCTGCGCCGGATTGGACCGCGAGGATTGTCCGGGCCTTCGACGACGGCCTGGAACTCATCGCCGGCCAGCTTGTGCCCCGTGAGGATGAAGGCATCAGTGCGGGGGAGCGGAGGATGATGCTCCTGGCAGTTGAGATCGCATCCTTCTTCGGACGTATTCGCCCCGGCAACAAAGGTGACGGATATCTGGGCCCTTATCAGATGCTTCCAGGGTGCAATATGGCGATCACGGCAGATATGTATCACCGTTCAGGTGGGTTCCCGCGGACCAGAATTGAAGACCTCCATGAAGACCGCGCACTGTCCAACCGCGTGCGAAAGCTGACCCGCAATTACGGGTTGCGCCGGGATGTTGTTGTGTACGGCTCGTCACGGCGGGTCAAAGCCTGGGGTTTGAAGAACACCCTGGCTTGGTATGCGGACCACCGGTACCGCCCAGAGCATGTGGACATCCGGTGA
- a CDS encoding 3-oxoacyl-[acyl-carrier-protein] synthase III C-terminal domain-containing protein has protein sequence MQTALSGHSRIAGLEVYLPPARLETSAVERRIGESSPGFRVPKGLISRVTGIRSRSVMADSEQASDLAANAAAKLLAECGLQAPDIDLLIFASASQDMVEPATGHMAAAKLGLCCPVMDVKNACNSFLNGLEVGDALIATGRYTRVLVVTGESPSRAVRWRVPDFGTFASSFPGYTMSDGGAAVLLEPAGPAAMASNGLEAGPAGILGMGFTARSSHWSVGTLAAGGSAYPRDPEATYFTMDGEKLKDAFLDLGCGVLDETLDGLGLQWTDFAVVCVHQVSAPYREVFAERAGVPRELLVPSVEDFGNLASVSLPLQLKLAVDSGRCGPGDLVALVGLAGGVSLGMAVVRL, from the coding sequence ATGCAAACAGCTCTTTCCGGACACAGCAGGATTGCGGGTTTGGAGGTTTACCTTCCACCTGCGCGCCTGGAGACTTCCGCCGTCGAACGCCGTATTGGTGAGTCGAGTCCGGGGTTCCGGGTACCCAAGGGCTTGATCTCCCGTGTTACCGGGATCCGCTCCCGGAGCGTCATGGCAGACTCCGAGCAAGCATCGGACCTTGCGGCCAATGCTGCGGCAAAGCTCCTTGCTGAATGTGGCCTGCAGGCCCCGGACATAGACCTCCTGATCTTCGCGTCCGCCAGCCAGGACATGGTGGAACCGGCTACGGGCCACATGGCCGCCGCCAAACTCGGACTCTGCTGCCCTGTGATGGATGTGAAGAATGCGTGCAACAGTTTCCTGAACGGCCTGGAAGTGGGCGATGCCCTGATTGCCACGGGACGGTATACCCGGGTCCTGGTGGTCACGGGGGAGTCGCCGTCGCGGGCGGTCCGTTGGAGGGTTCCGGACTTTGGCACTTTCGCATCAAGCTTTCCCGGGTACACCATGAGCGACGGCGGTGCGGCAGTGTTGCTTGAACCTGCCGGTCCGGCGGCAATGGCGTCCAACGGACTGGAGGCGGGGCCGGCAGGCATTCTTGGTATGGGCTTCACTGCCCGCAGCAGCCACTGGTCTGTCGGCACCTTGGCTGCAGGTGGATCTGCTTATCCGCGCGATCCGGAAGCCACCTATTTCACCATGGACGGTGAGAAGCTCAAGGACGCTTTTCTGGATTTGGGCTGCGGCGTACTGGACGAAACTTTGGACGGCCTGGGTCTGCAGTGGACGGACTTCGCCGTGGTTTGCGTGCACCAGGTGAGTGCACCGTACCGGGAGGTCTTTGCGGAACGGGCCGGTGTTCCGCGTGAGTTGCTGGTTCCTTCGGTAGAGGACTTCGGAAATTTGGCCTCAGTTAGCCTGCCCCTGCAATTGAAACTCGCCGTGGACAGTGGACGCTGCGGTCCGGGAGATCTTGTGGCATTGGTGGGACTCGCCGGTGGCGTGAGCCTGGGTATGGCGGTGGTGCGGCTGTGA
- a CDS encoding adenylate kinase, producing MLIIGPPGSGKGTQAERISERLGVVAISTGDIFRANVKGETPLGIEAKKYMDAGDFVPDSVTNNMVRDRLSQSDVENGFLLDGYPRTTAQVDYLDQILAECEQELDVVLQLTADDEELVSRLLGRAKETGRSDDNEAVIRHRLDLYHEQTEAVVAKYAERGILTQVDGIGGIDEVTDRVLTAIESAKAV from the coding sequence ATGCTGATCATTGGACCTCCCGGTTCGGGTAAGGGTACGCAGGCTGAGCGGATTTCCGAGCGCCTCGGCGTAGTCGCCATCTCCACCGGCGACATCTTCCGTGCCAACGTTAAGGGCGAAACCCCCTTGGGCATTGAAGCCAAGAAATACATGGACGCAGGGGACTTCGTTCCGGACAGCGTCACGAACAACATGGTTCGTGACCGCCTGAGCCAGAGCGACGTCGAGAACGGCTTCCTTTTGGACGGTTACCCGCGCACCACCGCGCAGGTCGACTACCTGGACCAGATCCTCGCTGAATGCGAGCAGGAGCTCGACGTCGTGCTCCAGCTGACTGCCGACGACGAAGAACTGGTGTCCCGCCTGCTGGGCCGTGCGAAGGAAACCGGGCGCTCTGACGACAATGAGGCCGTCATCCGTCACCGGCTGGACCTCTACCACGAGCAGACTGAGGCCGTTGTTGCCAAGTATGCCGAGCGCGGCATCCTGACGCAGGTGGACGGAATCGGCGGCATCGACGAAGTCACCGACCGCGTTCTCACCGCCATCGAGTCAGCCAAGGCCGTTTAG
- the secY gene encoding preprotein translocase subunit SecY, which yields MLSAFGRAFRTPDLRRKLLFTLGIITIFRLGAFIPSPGVNYQNVQQCLNNGDTSQGIYQLVNLFSGGALLQVSIFALGIMPYITSSIIVQLLRVVIPRFQQLYEEGSSGQSKLTQYTRYLTIALGLLNATTLVSLARSGQLLPGCNLPIIPDESIITTLLIIITLTAGTGLIMWMGELVTEKGVGNGMSLLIFTSIAAGFPRSLGSIWETKGPGTFFIVLAIGLLTVALVVFVEQSQRRVPVQYAKRMIGRRTVGGTSTYIPIKVNMAGVVPVIFASSMLYLPGLIAQFNQPKPGEQLAPWVEWINNNLTRGDHPIYMALYFAMIVFFTYFYVAITFNPEEVSDNMKKYGGFIPGIRAGKPTADYLQYVLSRITLPGAFYLGFVALIPLVALVLINANQNFPFGGTSILIMVGVGLETVKQIDAQLQQRHYEGLLR from the coding sequence TTGCTAAGCGCATTCGGCCGGGCGTTTCGGACGCCTGATTTGCGACGCAAGTTGTTGTTCACGCTGGGAATCATCACAATCTTCCGCTTGGGAGCTTTCATCCCCTCGCCTGGTGTGAACTACCAGAATGTCCAGCAATGCTTGAACAACGGTGACACCTCGCAGGGCATTTACCAGCTGGTGAACTTGTTCAGCGGCGGCGCGTTGCTGCAGGTCTCGATCTTTGCCCTGGGCATCATGCCCTACATCACGTCGAGCATCATCGTTCAGCTGCTCCGGGTGGTTATTCCCCGGTTCCAGCAGCTCTACGAAGAGGGCTCTTCGGGCCAGTCGAAGTTGACCCAGTACACCCGGTACCTCACCATCGCGCTCGGACTCCTGAACGCCACCACCCTGGTGTCCTTGGCGCGGTCCGGCCAGCTTCTTCCGGGCTGCAACCTCCCGATCATTCCTGATGAGAGCATCATTACGACGCTGCTCATCATCATCACGCTGACGGCCGGTACCGGCCTCATCATGTGGATGGGCGAGCTGGTTACGGAAAAGGGTGTAGGCAACGGAATGTCGCTGCTCATCTTCACCTCCATCGCTGCAGGCTTCCCGCGTTCACTTGGTTCCATTTGGGAGACGAAGGGCCCGGGAACGTTCTTCATCGTCCTGGCAATCGGCTTGCTCACGGTGGCATTGGTGGTCTTCGTGGAACAGTCCCAGCGGCGGGTTCCGGTCCAATATGCCAAGCGCATGATCGGACGCCGCACCGTGGGTGGCACCAGCACCTACATCCCCATCAAGGTGAACATGGCCGGCGTCGTGCCCGTCATCTTCGCTTCCTCCATGCTGTACCTGCCAGGCCTGATTGCGCAGTTCAACCAGCCGAAGCCAGGGGAGCAGCTGGCGCCCTGGGTTGAGTGGATCAACAACAACCTCACCCGTGGCGACCACCCCATCTACATGGCGCTGTACTTCGCCATGATCGTGTTCTTCACCTACTTCTATGTGGCCATCACCTTCAACCCTGAAGAAGTGTCGGACAACATGAAGAAGTACGGCGGGTTCATTCCGGGCATCCGGGCGGGTAAACCGACCGCGGACTACCTGCAGTACGTGCTTTCCAGGATCACCCTGCCTGGAGCCTTCTATCTGGGCTTCGTGGCGTTGATTCCGCTGGTTGCACTCGTCCTGATCAACGCCAACCAGAACTTCCCGTTTGGTGGCACGTCAATCCTGATCATGGTGGGTGTCGGCCTGGAAACCGTTAAGCAGATTGATGCGCAGCTACAACAACGTCACTACGAAGGGCTTTTGCGATGA
- the rplO gene encoding 50S ribosomal protein L15, translated as MAENKTAAEAAEKQNALKVHHLRPAPGAKTTKTRVGRGEGSKGKTAGRGTKGTKARYQVKAGFAGGQLPLHMRLPKLRGFKNPFRVEFQVVNLDKLNELFPEGGAVTVESLVEKGAVRKNQPVKVLGTGDITVKVDVTAHAFSSSAAEKIAAAGGSTTAL; from the coding sequence ATGGCCGAGAACAAGACCGCTGCAGAGGCTGCTGAGAAGCAGAACGCTCTGAAGGTCCACCACCTGCGTCCCGCCCCGGGTGCCAAGACCACCAAGACCCGTGTTGGTCGTGGTGAAGGCTCCAAGGGTAAGACCGCTGGTCGCGGTACCAAGGGTACGAAGGCCCGCTACCAGGTAAAGGCTGGCTTTGCCGGCGGCCAGCTGCCGCTGCACATGCGCCTGCCGAAGCTGCGCGGCTTCAAGAACCCGTTCCGGGTTGAGTTCCAGGTTGTGAACCTGGACAAGCTCAACGAGCTGTTCCCGGAAGGTGGTGCTGTCACCGTTGAGTCCCTGGTTGAGAAGGGTGCCGTTCGCAAGAACCAGCCCGTCAAGGTCCTGGGCACCGGCGACATCACCGTCAAGGTTGACGTCACCGCCCACGCTTTCTCTTCCAGCGCTGCTGAAAAGATTGCTGCAGCAGGTGGAAGCACCACTGCTCTCTAA
- the rpmD gene encoding 50S ribosomal protein L30 translates to MAKNLTPSDAKLEITQIKGVIGAKQNQKATLRSLGLKRIGHTVVRDADAVTVGMLNTVPHLVNVEEAK, encoded by the coding sequence ATGGCTAAGAACCTGACTCCCTCCGACGCCAAGTTGGAGATCACCCAGATCAAGGGCGTCATCGGCGCCAAGCAGAACCAGAAGGCTACCCTCCGGTCCCTCGGCCTGAAGCGCATCGGACACACTGTTGTCCGTGACGCCGACGCCGTGACCGTTGGAATGCTCAACACGGTTCCGCACCTCGTGAATGTAGAGGAGGCGAAGTAA
- the rpsE gene encoding 30S ribosomal protein S5: protein MTEAVAAEATETAPATDDRRGGRRGERGERGQGRGDRGGRGGRDGGREAEKSQFVERVVTINRVAKVVKGGRRFSFTALVVVGDGNGMVGVGYGKAKEVPAAIAKGVEEAKKSFFRVPRVGNTIPHRVQGEAAAGVVLLRPASAGTGVIAGGPVRAVLECVGIHDILSKSLGSSNAINIVHATVDALKQLEEPASVAARRGLPLDEVAPAALVRALQNQKAGV from the coding sequence GTGACTGAAGCTGTAGCTGCTGAAGCAACTGAGACCGCACCCGCTACCGACGACCGCCGCGGCGGACGTCGTGGCGAGCGCGGCGAGCGTGGCCAGGGCCGCGGCGACCGTGGTGGCCGTGGTGGCCGCGACGGCGGTCGCGAAGCCGAGAAGAGCCAGTTCGTAGAGCGCGTTGTAACCATCAACCGCGTTGCCAAGGTCGTCAAGGGTGGTCGTCGCTTCAGCTTCACCGCACTCGTCGTCGTCGGTGACGGCAACGGCATGGTCGGCGTCGGCTACGGCAAGGCCAAGGAAGTTCCCGCTGCTATCGCAAAGGGCGTCGAAGAGGCCAAGAAGTCCTTCTTCCGCGTTCCCCGCGTTGGCAACACCATCCCGCACCGTGTGCAGGGTGAGGCTGCTGCAGGCGTTGTCCTGCTGCGTCCGGCTTCCGCCGGTACCGGTGTTATCGCCGGTGGTCCGGTCCGCGCGGTACTGGAGTGCGTGGGTATCCACGACATCCTCTCCAAGTCGCTCGGTTCCTCCAACGCGATCAACATCGTTCACGCGACCGTTGACGCTCTGAAGCAGCTCGAAGAGCCCGCTTCGGTGGCTGCCCGCCGTGGCCTGCCGCTGGACGAGGTTGCTCCTGCTGCTCTGGTGCGCGCGCTCCAGAACCAGAAGGCAGGTGTTTAG
- the rplR gene encoding 50S ribosomal protein L18 — protein sequence MAIAINKKRTNKSKSAARSRRQLRIRKRITGTAVRPRLVVNRSARHIFVQVVDDSKGVTVAYASTLEADLRALDGDKTAKAKRVGELVAERAKAAGVEAVVFDRGGNKYHGRIAAVADGAREGGLAL from the coding sequence ATGGCCATCGCAATTAACAAGAAGCGTACGAACAAGAGCAAGTCTGCTGCACGCAGCCGTCGCCAGCTTCGTATCCGCAAGCGCATCACCGGCACGGCTGTACGTCCTCGTCTGGTCGTCAACCGTTCGGCCCGCCACATCTTCGTCCAGGTTGTCGATGACAGCAAGGGTGTAACCGTGGCTTACGCTTCCACCCTGGAAGCTGACCTTCGCGCACTCGACGGAGACAAGACTGCCAAGGCCAAGCGCGTGGGTGAGCTCGTTGCCGAGCGTGCCAAGGCTGCAGGCGTCGAAGCTGTTGTCTTCGACCGTGGCGGTAACAAGTACCACGGCCGCATCGCCGCCGTCGCTGACGGTGCTCGCGAAGGTGGGCTGGCACTGTGA
- the rplF gene encoding 50S ribosomal protein L6, whose translation MSRIGRLPITVPAGVEVKLDGSVISVKGSKGELSHTVASPIEVSLEENTLTVTRPNDERNSRSLHGLTRTLIANMIQGVTEGYEKKLEIVGTGYRVQAKGSDLEFALGFSHPVNVSAPEGITFVVEGPTKLSVAGINKQQVGEVAANIRKLRKPDPYKGKGVRYAGEVIRRKVGKAGK comes from the coding sequence ATGTCACGTATTGGACGTCTCCCCATCACCGTTCCTGCCGGAGTTGAGGTCAAGCTCGATGGCTCCGTCATCAGCGTCAAGGGTTCCAAGGGAGAGCTGAGCCACACTGTAGCCAGCCCGATCGAGGTTTCCCTGGAAGAGAACACTCTCACGGTCACCCGCCCGAACGACGAGCGCAACTCGCGTTCGCTGCACGGCCTGACCCGCACCCTGATCGCCAACATGATCCAGGGCGTTACCGAGGGCTACGAGAAGAAGCTTGAAATCGTTGGTACTGGTTACCGCGTTCAGGCAAAGGGTTCTGACCTGGAGTTCGCTCTTGGCTTCAGCCACCCGGTTAATGTCTCGGCACCCGAAGGCATCACCTTCGTAGTAGAGGGTCCGACCAAGCTCTCTGTTGCGGGTATCAACAAGCAGCAGGTCGGCGAGGTTGCTGCCAACATTCGCAAGCTGCGCAAGCCTGACCCCTACAAGGGCAAGGGTGTCCGTTACGCCGGCGAAGTCATCCGCCGCAAGGTCGGAAAGGCTGGTAAGTAA
- the rpsH gene encoding 30S ribosomal protein S8 translates to MTMTDPVADMLTRLRNANSAYHDTVTMPYSKLKARVADILKAEGYIAGWKEEDAEVGKKLTIDLKFGPNRERSIAGVRRISKPGLRVYAKSTNLPHVLGGLGIAILSTSSGLLTDKQAGKKGVGGEVLAYVW, encoded by the coding sequence ATGACTATGACAGATCCTGTCGCAGACATGCTCACGCGTCTGCGCAATGCAAACTCGGCATACCACGACACCGTGACCATGCCGTACAGCAAGCTGAAGGCACGCGTTGCTGACATCCTGAAGGCAGAAGGCTACATTGCCGGCTGGAAGGAAGAAGACGCCGAGGTTGGCAAGAAGCTGACCATCGACCTGAAGTTCGGTCCGAACCGCGAGCGTTCCATCGCTGGCGTCCGCCGCATCTCCAAGCCCGGCCTCCGCGTATACGCGAAGTCCACCAACCTGCCTCACGTGCTGGGTGGCCTGGGTATCGCTATCCTGTCCACCTCTTCCGGCCTCCTGACTGACAAGCAGGCCGGCAAGAAGGGCGTGGGCGGCGAAGTCCTCGCGTACGTCTGGTAA